A genomic window from Helicobacter suis HS1 includes:
- a CDS encoding Mur ligase family protein, whose amino-acid sequence MDTLEWIAVWVFVLGLNYYLITLLQWYHYSYMRVITKHHKRRWHFYHAILPTAVFITTQIMHWDLAFILFVGFVQIPSLLSWNVHLDKRLVFTPRVVRFFTFLLLFLLTDAILVHVYGKVCSLLYLLLVILVHIACKAYETLIASGYVSLAKEKLKRMKNLQIIAITGSFGKTSVKNYLYQILQGKFTIYSSLNSVNTLLGLSQDINQNLDETSTLYIAEAGARQKGDIKAIGSLLEHHYAIITEIGNQHIEYFKDIDSIYETKAELLQSPRLIQAFCYDKNPLEPFYTELTDKIKLYPGQIRHANATLEGTSFELFLDNQWVAFETKILGAFNVDNIALAVLMGHYFDISIPQLQRLVAKLNPVPHRLHPLHINDKFIIDDGFNGNLKGMLESVRLASLYMGRRIIVTPGLVESDVESNTTLAKAIDSVFDIAIITGELNVSVFAQNLQRPQRVFLKDKGQLEQILQTITLAKDLILFANDAPNYI is encoded by the coding sequence ATGGATACACTAGAGTGGATCGCGGTATGGGTATTTGTGCTAGGTCTAAATTATTATCTAATCACGCTTTTGCAGTGGTATCATTATAGCTATATGCGGGTGATCACCAAGCACCATAAACGGCGTTGGCATTTTTACCATGCTATCTTGCCCACCGCTGTTTTTATCACCACACAGATCATGCATTGGGATTTGGCCTTTATATTATTCGTAGGCTTTGTACAAATCCCTTCTCTTCTCTCTTGGAATGTACACTTAGATAAACGGCTTGTTTTTACCCCACGGGTGGTACGCTTCTTTACCTTTCTACTTTTATTTTTACTCACCGATGCGATCTTAGTGCATGTTTATGGCAAGGTGTGTTCTTTGCTCTATCTTTTGCTTGTAATTCTTGTCCACATTGCTTGTAAGGCTTATGAGACTTTAATTGCCTCTGGGTATGTAAGCCTAGCTAAAGAAAAACTAAAGCGCATGAAAAATTTACAAATCATTGCAATTACTGGTAGCTTTGGGAAGACAAGCGTTAAGAATTATCTTTATCAAATCTTGCAGGGCAAATTCACCATTTACTCTTCTCTTAATAGTGTAAACACCTTATTAGGCCTAAGTCAGGATATTAATCAAAACCTAGATGAAACAAGTACCCTTTATATTGCTGAAGCGGGGGCTAGACAAAAGGGAGATATTAAAGCCATTGGCTCACTTTTAGAACACCACTACGCTATCATTACTGAAATTGGCAACCAGCACATTGAGTATTTTAAAGATATAGATAGTATCTATGAAACTAAGGCTGAGTTACTCCAATCTCCTCGCTTAATTCAGGCCTTTTGTTATGATAAAAACCCACTAGAGCCCTTTTATACAGAGCTTACAGATAAGATCAAACTCTACCCCGGGCAAATCCGCCATGCTAATGCCACCCTAGAGGGGACTTCTTTTGAGTTGTTCTTAGATAACCAATGGGTGGCTTTTGAGACTAAAATTTTAGGCGCTTTTAATGTAGATAACATCGCTTTAGCGGTTTTAATGGGGCATTATTTTGATATTTCTATCCCGCAATTACAAAGATTAGTGGCTAAGCTCAATCCCGTCCCCCACCGCCTCCACCCCCTGCACATTAATGATAAATTTATCATAGATGATGGGTTTAATGGCAATTTAAAGGGCATGTTAGAGAGTGTAAGGCTAGCTAGCTTGTATATGGGGCGTCGAATCATTGTTACACCCGGGCTAGTGGAGAGTGATGTAGAATCTAATACTACGCTAGCTAAAGCCATTGATAGCGTGTTTGACATTGCCATTATCACCGGTGAATTAAATGTAAGCGTGTTTGCACAGAATCTACAAAGACCTCAAAGGGTGTTTCTCAAAGACAAAGGGCAATTAGAACAGATTTTACAAACCATTACACTTGCTAAAGACCTTATCTTGTTTGCTAATGACGCACCCAATTATATCTAG
- the ppk1 gene encoding polyphosphate kinase 1, whose amino-acid sequence MEAKDLYFNRELSWLRFNTRVLDQVCNTALPPLERLKFLAIYGTNLDEFYMIRVAGLKHLVDNNTLQSSVDGMSHQDQLESIRLYVLAEQRIVQGQFLSLKEELAQKDLSIASIENLPKSCLPKLQEYFYKYIYPVVIPTLLDPARPFPFVRNLSFGILLSLQGTQKVYAAVKIPTLLKRFIEVEKGIFIAIEEVVQKFIPLLFEHHRVLESLVFRITCNADMEIIEDEGHDLVNRISEGLRTRDRGDVVRLEVGGNCAVLLSLIKQQIPDVDLYTSHILLDLGRLWELVNLKNYAHLKFPIFVPKTLAPLNDIDFSKNGALFDLLDKQDVLLFHPYESFDPIVRFIQSAAEDKDVVSIRMTLYRVGRESPIVKALTEAAPYKQVSVLVELKARFDEENNLHWAKALENAGAHVIYGVPHLKVHAKLALVVRKVGESIKEYVHVSTGNYNTLSARIYTDLSLLTSNPQIASDILKLFHSLSTGMAAEIKLKTLSMAPKQIKTKILALIQEEMRAKHRGRIIFKANALVDSDVIEHLYQASCVGVKIDLLIRGICCLRPQIQGLSENIRVFSIVGKYLEHARIYYFAHDKAKIYFSSADMMPRNLEKRVELLVPSTSKAIQQKLLRILHIQLKDNAQSYTLAPSGEYVKVVPTGDFLNAQIFYEQEVTTL is encoded by the coding sequence ATGGAGGCAAAGGATTTATACTTTAACCGAGAACTTTCGTGGTTGCGGTTTAACACCCGTGTTTTAGATCAAGTTTGTAATACCGCTTTACCTCCCTTAGAGCGGCTTAAGTTTTTGGCTATTTATGGCACTAATTTAGATGAATTTTATATGATCCGAGTGGCTGGGCTTAAACATCTAGTTGATAATAACACTCTACAAAGTAGTGTAGATGGAATGAGTCATCAAGATCAGCTAGAGTCTATCCGTCTTTATGTACTAGCAGAGCAAAGAATTGTTCAGGGGCAATTTTTATCTTTAAAGGAGGAATTAGCCCAAAAAGATTTATCCATAGCCAGTATAGAAAACCTCCCAAAATCTTGTTTACCCAAATTACAGGAATACTTTTACAAGTATATTTACCCCGTAGTTATCCCCACTCTTTTAGACCCAGCGCGCCCTTTTCCCTTTGTGCGTAATTTAAGTTTTGGGATACTTTTAAGCCTGCAAGGAACACAAAAAGTTTATGCAGCGGTGAAAATCCCTACCCTTTTAAAACGCTTTATTGAAGTAGAAAAAGGGATTTTTATCGCCATAGAAGAAGTGGTACAAAAATTTATTCCTTTGTTATTTGAACACCACCGCGTGCTAGAAAGTCTAGTGTTTAGAATAACTTGTAATGCGGATATGGAGATTATTGAAGATGAAGGACATGATTTAGTTAATCGCATTAGTGAAGGATTGCGTACCCGTGATAGGGGTGATGTGGTGCGTTTAGAAGTGGGGGGGAATTGTGCGGTTCTACTTTCTTTAATAAAGCAACAAATACCTGATGTTGATCTGTATACCAGCCATATTTTACTAGACTTAGGTAGATTATGGGAACTGGTGAATTTAAAAAACTACGCTCATCTCAAATTTCCTATCTTTGTACCAAAGACTCTAGCACCTCTTAATGATATTGATTTTTCAAAGAATGGGGCGCTTTTTGACTTATTAGACAAACAAGATGTGTTGTTATTCCACCCTTATGAAAGCTTTGATCCAATCGTGCGTTTTATTCAAAGCGCTGCAGAGGATAAAGATGTGGTTTCTATCCGCATGACTTTATACCGCGTGGGTAGAGAATCGCCTATTGTTAAAGCTCTAACAGAGGCCGCTCCTTATAAACAAGTTAGCGTACTTGTAGAGCTTAAAGCCCGTTTTGATGAGGAAAATAATTTACACTGGGCTAAAGCCTTAGAAAATGCCGGAGCGCATGTGATTTATGGTGTGCCCCATTTAAAAGTACATGCCAAATTGGCTTTAGTGGTGCGCAAAGTAGGAGAAAGCATTAAAGAATATGTACATGTAAGCACGGGCAATTACAATACGCTTTCAGCTAGAATCTACACAGATTTAAGTCTACTCACCTCTAACCCACAAATTGCTAGCGATATTTTAAAGCTTTTCCACTCTTTGAGTACAGGAATGGCAGCAGAGATTAAACTTAAAACCCTATCTATGGCGCCTAAACAGATTAAAACAAAAATTTTAGCTTTAATCCAAGAAGAGATGCGCGCTAAACACAGAGGGCGGATTATTTTTAAGGCTAATGCGCTTGTAGATTCAGATGTGATTGAGCATTTATACCAAGCTTCATGTGTGGGGGTTAAAATTGATTTACTCATTCGCGGGATTTGCTGTTTACGCCCACAGATTCAAGGATTAAGCGAAAATATCCGTGTGTTTTCCATTGTGGGCAAATATTTAGAACATGCGCGCATTTATTATTTTGCCCATGACAAAGCTAAAATATATTTTTCTAGTGCAGATATGATGCCGCGCAATTTAGAAAAACGGGTGGAGTTATTAGTGCCCTCTACTTCTAAGGCGATCCAACAAAAATTATTGCGTATCTTGCATATACAGCTTAAAGACAATGCCCAAAGTTATACGCTTGCCCCTAGTGGAGAATATGTAAAAGTTGTACCTACAGGGGATTTTTTAAACGCACAGATTTTTTATGAGCAAGAGGTAACTACCCTATGA
- a CDS encoding flagellar FliJ family protein: MNLESFKKLVKIKKQAMQRCESDIAHNKSQIVSKQEQQHALLVELYGLSVPAEGGFNAFIQLNALKKNYLYQIERIGEEISQLKEMGRHLKELYKNASIEYEKFKYLQTLEEQKKLKRLKKLEDQQMDSIGAEVFYQQRENRA, from the coding sequence ATGAACCTTGAATCTTTTAAAAAATTAGTCAAAATTAAAAAGCAAGCCATGCAGCGCTGTGAAAGCGATATAGCCCATAATAAAAGCCAAATTGTAAGCAAGCAAGAACAACAACATGCCTTACTAGTAGAATTATACGGCTTAAGCGTACCTGCAGAAGGGGGGTTTAATGCCTTTATCCAGCTAAATGCTTTGAAGAAAAATTATTTGTATCAAATAGAGCGCATAGGGGAGGAGATTAGCCAGCTTAAAGAAATGGGCAGACATCTAAAGGAATTATATAAAAACGCCTCTATTGAGTATGAAAAATTCAAATATCTACAAACCTTAGAAGAACAGAAAAAACTTAAAAGACTTAAAAAGCTAGAAGATCAGCAAATGGATTCTATTGGGGCAGAGGTGTTTTACCAACAAAGGGAGAATCGTGCTTAG
- a CDS encoding D-alanine--D-alanine ligase, with translation MDYGLLFGGKSYEHEISIVSAVALKEVLDAQISSFIFLDGAHKFYLIDKKDMRSHFFSSGQYKKSPELVLKHGGFYTHGLLGGKGISMSVLINLIHGGDGEDGKIASFLDFFGVSFIGPRVEGCVLSYSKYFTKMLAKEKGINILPYIFLEQHDIGALQNLDYPLIVKPNRLGSSIGIRVIKDAKDIAYVLDEVFEFDSQVLIEPFKQGVKEYNLAGCKIQSEEEEGKFVFSVVEEPHKKEWLGFEEKYLDFGRTQKVKQADISSHLEEKMRQIFQLIYDPFFVGAIIRCDFFVINEEVYLNEINPIPGSLAHYLFEDFSSLLEQIYLPKQPIIPITYHYINQIQKAK, from the coding sequence GTGGATTATGGGCTGTTGTTTGGCGGGAAGAGTTATGAACATGAAATCAGCATTGTAAGCGCTGTGGCGCTTAAGGAAGTGTTAGACGCACAGATTAGTTCTTTTATCTTTTTAGACGGGGCGCATAAATTTTACTTGATTGATAAAAAAGACATGCGTTCTCACTTTTTCTCCAGTGGGCAGTATAAAAAAAGCCCTGAGTTAGTGTTAAAACACGGAGGGTTCTATACACACGGCCTTTTGGGTGGAAAAGGCATTAGCATGTCTGTTTTGATTAATTTAATCCATGGAGGCGATGGAGAAGATGGCAAGATCGCCTCTTTTTTAGACTTTTTTGGGGTTTCATTTATAGGCCCTAGAGTTGAAGGCTGTGTTTTAAGCTATAGCAAATACTTTACAAAAATGTTAGCCAAAGAAAAAGGGATTAACATTTTGCCCTATATCTTTTTAGAACAACATGATATTGGAGCGCTACAAAACCTAGATTATCCCCTAATTGTTAAACCAAACCGGCTAGGTAGTTCTATTGGTATTAGGGTGATCAAAGATGCAAAAGATATTGCCTATGTTTTAGATGAAGTTTTTGAGTTTGATAGCCAAGTACTCATTGAACCCTTTAAACAAGGGGTGAAGGAATATAATTTAGCGGGTTGTAAGATTCAAAGTGAGGAGGAAGAGGGAAAATTTGTCTTTTCTGTAGTAGAAGAGCCACATAAAAAAGAATGGCTAGGGTTTGAAGAGAAATATTTAGATTTTGGGCGTACACAAAAAGTTAAGCAAGCAGATATTAGCAGCCATTTAGAAGAAAAGATGCGCCAGATATTCCAACTCATTTACGATCCATTCTTTGTTGGGGCAATTATTCGTTGTGATTTTTTTGTGATCAATGAGGAAGTCTATTTAAACGAAATCAATCCCATTCCGGGCAGTTTAGCCCACTATCTTTTTGAAGATTTTTCCTCTTTGCTAGAACAAATCTATTTGCCTAAACAACCTATTATCCCTATCACTTACCACTATATCAACCAGATTCAAAAAGCCAAGTGA
- the prmC gene encoding peptide chain release factor N(5)-glutamine methyltransferase has protein sequence MENNISKALYEAKKVLKDRGVRSALESELLLSHLLGVDRVYLHIHAQEELDSFAFERFMRMVKTRAKGFPIEYITNEVSFYGRIFFVDERVLIPRPETEILVHQASELIQDYGIKNVVEVGIGSGVISVSLAMAHPKISILATDITMEALEVASVNISTFNLQNRINLFQTSLLEGVDIKARTLVVSNPPYVALDYPLEDSVRYEPEIALYGGEYGDEILKALIDQAANKRVKYLACEMGHNHKASLSEHLGLKGYQANFYTDYSDLDRGFVATRPT, from the coding sequence ATGGAAAATAATATCTCAAAAGCCTTGTATGAAGCTAAGAAGGTACTTAAAGATAGGGGGGTGCGTAGCGCTTTAGAGTCTGAACTTCTTTTAAGTCATCTTTTAGGTGTGGACCGGGTGTATTTGCACATCCATGCTCAAGAAGAACTAGATAGTTTTGCCTTTGAACGCTTCATGCGTATGGTGAAAACAAGGGCTAAGGGTTTTCCGATTGAATATATCACCAATGAGGTGAGTTTTTATGGCCGTATCTTTTTTGTAGATGAGCGGGTACTTATCCCCAGACCAGAAACAGAAATTTTAGTCCACCAAGCTTCTGAGTTAATCCAAGATTATGGGATTAAAAATGTTGTGGAAGTGGGGATTGGTAGCGGTGTGATCTCTGTAAGTCTAGCTATGGCACACCCTAAAATTTCTATTTTGGCTACAGATATTACAATGGAAGCCTTAGAAGTGGCCAGTGTAAATATCTCTACTTTTAACCTACAAAACCGCATTAATTTATTCCAAACCTCTTTGCTAGAAGGTGTAGACATTAAGGCTAGAACTTTAGTTGTGAGCAACCCGCCTTATGTTGCGCTAGATTACCCCTTAGAAGATTCAGTGCGTTATGAACCAGAGATTGCACTCTATGGAGGCGAGTATGGAGATGAGATTTTAAAGGCCCTTATTGATCAGGCGGCAAATAAACGGGTGAAATATCTAGCCTGTGAAATGGGGCATAACCACAAGGCTTCTTTAAGTGAGCATTTGGGGTTAAAGGGCTATCAAGCAAATTTTTATACCGATTATTCTGATTTAGATCGAGGCTTTGTAGCGACTAGACCGACTTAA
- a CDS encoding adenylosuccinate synthase gives MADVVVGVQWGDEGKGKLVDRLAPNYDFVVRFQGGHNAGHTIVANEKTYALHLIPSGVLYPQCKNVIGNGVVVALDALIQEMSLFKDLKGRLFISNRAHLILPHHPLLDIRHENNPQMAIGTTKKGIGPAYQDKVARLGLRMGDLLEPKFLKEKIAHYCSLRTRGLSFKTLEDYLNTYAKQVIPYITDTTELLWESVDKGQKILLEGAQGSMLDIDFGTYPFVTSSTTISAGACSGSGLSVKDIDQVIGVAKAYCTRVGHGPFPTEEGAEVGAFLQKNGHEFGTTTQRARRCGYFDAVAVRYACRLNGCTQLALMKLDVLDGLEEILVGVGYEREGKKLEHVPSNLEGLKPIYRVFKGWERTAGIAHFKDLPKEAQEYVLALEGLVGVKIKSLSTSPRREDMVLIP, from the coding sequence ATGGCAGATGTGGTTGTGGGGGTGCAGTGGGGCGATGAGGGCAAGGGTAAGCTAGTGGATCGCCTAGCGCCTAATTATGACTTTGTGGTGCGTTTTCAGGGCGGACATAATGCAGGGCATACCATTGTCGCCAATGAAAAAACTTATGCGCTCCACTTAATTCCCTCCGGTGTACTCTACCCACAATGTAAAAATGTGATTGGTAATGGCGTGGTGGTGGCTTTAGATGCCCTTATTCAAGAGATGAGTCTATTTAAAGATTTAAAAGGGCGTTTGTTTATTAGTAATCGAGCGCATTTGATTTTACCCCACCACCCACTCTTGGATATCCGCCATGAAAATAACCCCCAAATGGCCATTGGCACAACAAAAAAAGGCATTGGACCGGCTTATCAAGACAAGGTTGCGCGCTTGGGTTTGCGCATGGGTGATCTTTTAGAGCCTAAATTTCTTAAAGAAAAAATCGCGCATTATTGTAGCTTACGCACACGAGGGCTAAGTTTTAAAACTTTAGAGGATTATTTAAACACCTATGCTAAGCAAGTAATTCCCTACATTACAGATACAACAGAACTGTTATGGGAAAGTGTGGATAAAGGCCAAAAGATTTTACTAGAGGGAGCACAGGGGAGTATGTTAGATATTGATTTTGGCACTTACCCTTTTGTTACTAGCTCTACTACGATAAGCGCTGGGGCATGTAGTGGGAGTGGGCTAAGTGTTAAAGATATTGATCAAGTTATTGGAGTGGCTAAGGCATACTGTACCCGCGTAGGTCATGGGCCTTTTCCTACAGAGGAGGGCGCAGAAGTGGGTGCGTTTTTACAAAAAAATGGGCATGAATTTGGAACCACTACACAGCGCGCGCGCCGTTGTGGGTATTTTGATGCGGTGGCTGTACGCTATGCTTGTCGCTTAAATGGTTGCACGCAATTAGCTTTGATGAAATTAGATGTTTTAGATGGCTTAGAGGAGATCTTAGTAGGGGTAGGTTATGAGAGGGAGGGGAAAAAATTAGAACATGTGCCCAGTAATTTAGAAGGATTAAAGCCTATTTATCGTGTTTTTAAAGGTTGGGAGCGCACGGCAGGGATTGCTCACTTTAAAGATTTGCCTAAAGAGGCGCAGGAGTATGTTTTAGCCTTAGAGGGGCTAGTGGGTGTGAAAATCAAATCTCTTTCTACTAGCCCTAGACGCGAGGATATGGTGCTTATTCCATGA
- a CDS encoding HIT family protein: protein MERLYAPWRSAYLTGEKSGGCVFCGISQNPHLDTQNHVLFRDSICFVIMNRYPYNPGHFMVIPHQHVDSPECLSLNHWQCLQQRIYEGVKLLYAFGASGINVGFNIKEAAGAGIAPHLHGHVIPRFNRDTNFITTIAQTRVYGVDFEAIYTNLKTNATQYFQPL from the coding sequence ATGGAAAGACTTTATGCGCCTTGGAGAAGCGCCTATTTAACAGGGGAAAAATCAGGGGGTTGTGTTTTTTGTGGCATTAGCCAAAATCCCCACCTAGACACACAAAACCATGTTTTATTCCGTGATTCTATTTGTTTTGTGATCATGAATCGCTACCCTTATAACCCCGGACATTTCATGGTTATCCCACACCAACATGTAGACAGCCCTGAATGCTTAAGCCTAAATCACTGGCAGTGTTTACAACAACGAATCTATGAGGGTGTTAAGCTTTTATATGCCTTTGGAGCTAGTGGCATTAATGTAGGTTTTAATATCAAAGAAGCAGCAGGGGCTGGGATTGCCCCCCATTTGCATGGGCATGTTATCCCCCGGTTTAATAGAGATACGAATTTTATCACCACTATCGCGCAAACGCGGGTTTATGGCGTGGATTTTGAGGCCATTTATACAAATCTAAAAACAAATGCAACCCAGTATTTCCAGCCACTGTAA
- a CDS encoding alpha/beta fold hydrolase → MAKRRVLYQGYTFEIAYIFDNRRVPKNLVFLHGWGSSKELMQTAFKAFFNHYNHFYLDLPGFGKSPNHIFLTPRDYAKIVDAFFDSLQVEIDMAIGHSFGGKVALLCRSTNLVLLSTAGILIPKSFTTRFKIKLAKSLKALGLKKALGLLASKDAHNLNQAMYETFKYTVQEDFEEQFKACKKPTLILWGQEDTTTPLEAGQRIASLVPKNCFFVLKGDHYFFLKQGLEVERRCLEYFQEG, encoded by the coding sequence ATGGCTAAGCGTCGTGTGTTGTATCAGGGATACACTTTTGAAATCGCCTATATTTTTGATAACCGGCGCGTACCTAAAAATTTAGTGTTTTTACATGGTTGGGGGAGTTCTAAGGAATTAATGCAAACGGCTTTTAAAGCCTTTTTTAATCACTACAACCATTTTTATTTAGATTTGCCCGGATTTGGTAAAAGCCCTAATCACATTTTCCTTACCCCTAGAGATTATGCTAAAATCGTAGACGCGTTTTTTGATTCCTTGCAAGTAGAAATTGACATGGCCATTGGGCATAGCTTTGGGGGTAAAGTGGCGTTATTGTGCCGGAGTACTAATTTAGTGCTTTTAAGTACAGCAGGGATTTTAATCCCCAAATCCTTTACAACCCGTTTTAAAATCAAACTGGCTAAGAGCTTAAAAGCTTTGGGATTAAAAAAAGCGCTAGGGTTACTAGCCAGTAAAGATGCGCATAATCTGAATCAAGCCATGTATGAAACCTTCAAATACACAGTACAAGAGGATTTTGAGGAACAGTTTAAAGCCTGTAAAAAGCCAACTTTAATTTTATGGGGGCAAGAAGACACCACCACCCCCCTAGAGGCAGGGCAAAGAATTGCTTCTTTAGTGCCTAAGAATTGTTTTTTTGTTTTAAAGGGCGATCATTATTTCTTTTTGAAGCAGGGGTTGGAAGTGGAGAGGCGCTGTTTAGAATACTTCCAAGAGGGTTAA
- a CDS encoding MotE family protein → MLRLFLLALAFIFAKAQTPSSKEFLQCNAIFESRKAEIKNQLQMLQERALALQTLQEQTQSLLDQRKAKVNEREQALEAKMKEFEAKEANFKRLQDDREKKLKKMMADNEKLLKEIKEASNSKIASTYAKMKDSKAAPILQDLPINEAASILSKLEAKDMSKILAKMDRGALLKSKAYKMQWGLIIRAFKRLYYA, encoded by the coding sequence GTGCTTAGGCTTTTTCTATTAGCCCTAGCTTTTATTTTTGCAAAAGCCCAAACGCCTTCATCTAAAGAATTTTTGCAGTGCAACGCTATTTTTGAATCCAGAAAAGCCGAAATTAAAAACCAATTACAAATGCTCCAAGAGAGGGCTTTAGCCTTGCAAACTCTGCAAGAACAAACCCAGAGTTTACTTGATCAGCGCAAGGCTAAGGTGAATGAAAGAGAACAGGCTTTAGAGGCTAAAATGAAAGAATTTGAAGCCAAAGAAGCCAACTTTAAACGCTTGCAAGATGATAGAGAAAAAAAGCTTAAAAAAATGATGGCTGATAATGAAAAACTCCTTAAAGAAATCAAAGAGGCTAGCAATAGCAAGATAGCTAGTACTTATGCCAAGATGAAAGACTCCAAGGCCGCACCCATTTTACAAGATTTGCCTATCAATGAGGCTGCTAGTATTTTATCCAAGCTTGAGGCTAAGGATATGAGTAAGATTTTGGCCAAAATGGACCGTGGCGCTTTGTTAAAGAGCAAAGCCTACAAAATGCAATGGGGTTTAATAATCAGGGCATTCAAAAGGCTGTATTACGCTTAG
- a CDS encoding ribose-phosphate pyrophosphokinase, whose translation MKTRSFKIFSGSAHPSFSKEVARHLNVGLSKAVLGYFSDGEINVQISESVRGRDVCIIQPTCAPVNDNLMELLIMVDALRRSSANSITAVIPYFGYARQDRKAAPRVPISAKLVADLMQSVQIDRIITMDLHAGQIQGFFNIPVDNLYGSIIFKDYILSRNFKNPIVASPDIGGVSRARYFASQMGLDLVIVDKRRERANEAEVMNIIGDVRKRGVILVDDMIDTAGTVCKAASMLKAKGAYSVMAIGTHAVLSGNAIRRIQESALDEVVVSNSIPLKGKHAKITVLSVAPLFAEVIRRVYHNESVHSLFV comes from the coding sequence ATGAAGACGCGCAGTTTTAAAATCTTTAGCGGGAGTGCACACCCGAGTTTTAGTAAAGAAGTTGCTAGGCATTTAAATGTTGGGTTATCTAAGGCGGTTTTGGGGTATTTTAGCGACGGGGAAATCAATGTACAAATTAGCGAATCTGTGCGTGGACGCGATGTTTGTATTATCCAGCCCACCTGTGCGCCTGTTAATGATAATTTAATGGAACTCTTAATTATGGTAGATGCGCTTAGGCGCAGTTCAGCCAATTCAATTACGGCAGTAATTCCTTATTTTGGTTATGCCAGACAGGATCGAAAAGCCGCCCCTAGAGTGCCTATTAGTGCTAAATTAGTGGCTGATTTAATGCAAAGCGTGCAAATTGATCGCATCATCACAATGGATTTACACGCCGGTCAGATTCAAGGCTTTTTTAATATTCCGGTGGATAATCTTTATGGCTCTATTATTTTTAAAGACTATATTCTCTCGCGCAATTTTAAAAATCCGATTGTGGCTAGCCCAGATATTGGGGGTGTTTCGCGGGCGCGTTATTTTGCTAGCCAAATGGGGCTAGATTTAGTTATTGTAGATAAGCGCAGAGAGCGGGCTAATGAAGCGGAGGTGATGAATATTATTGGAGATGTGAGAAAACGGGGGGTGATCCTAGTAGATGATATGATTGATACAGCAGGGACGGTTTGCAAGGCTGCTAGCATGCTTAAAGCTAAGGGGGCGTATTCAGTTATGGCAATTGGCACACATGCGGTTTTAAGCGGGAATGCGATAAGGCGTATCCAAGAGAGTGCTTTAGATGAAGTGGTGGTGAGTAACTCCATTCCTTTAAAAGGCAAGCATGCTAAAATCACGGTTTTGAGTGTAGCGCCCTTGTTTGCGGAGGTGATTCGTAGGGTTTATCATAATGAGAGCGTGCATTCGCTCTTTGTCTAA